One Streptomyces sp. SAI-135 DNA segment encodes these proteins:
- a CDS encoding pectinesterase family protein, whose amino-acid sequence MTQHLRSKRLQRPGPGKVLAAVLGLVAALSLGAIGQAEAATVEKAPADQVRADRWSDRAHGFASLAGGTTGGAGGKVVTVTDQAALAAYAAAEEPYVIRVSGTIAVEPFGSDIVVTSNKTIIGVGDTGEIVHGELHLNPGTHNVIIRNLTIRDSYVEGDWDGKTTDFDAIQMDTADHVWIDHNRFEHMGDGLLDIRKDSQYVTVSYNQFRSHNKAFGIGWTANVLTQITVDHNWFTGTKQRNPSADNCAYAHLYNNYLSAQVADGDPVWTYGNWSRGRTRMVIENSYYDGVRHPYQADATAELVQRGSILRNTTGRTDAWGTAFDPRSFYDYRPDPAAAVPALVSRFSGPQQRIGVTLHVPGDHPTVQAAVDAVPDGNTVPVTIAVAPGTYRAKVYIPAAKPHLVLQGTGQDRSDTVIVHDTPAEYGGSTGSATVRIAANDVTARHLTFSNDFDEAAVELKGEQALAMKTTGDRIVFEDTAFLGNQDTLMTDSPKLDAISRVYIRDSYIEGDVDFVYGRATTVIERSVIRALSRGSDSNNGYITAASTWTGNPYGFLITRSKVVSDAPDRTFHLGRPWHPGGEPAAVAQVLFRDTDLPAAVKTAPWTDMSGFSWKDARFAEYRNTGPGAAPSADRPQLDAADARTYTVANYLKGSDGWAPHAHP is encoded by the coding sequence ATGACGCAGCACCTTCGTAGCAAGCGCTTGCAGAGACCGGGACCCGGAAAGGTCCTGGCCGCTGTGCTCGGTCTGGTGGCCGCGCTGAGCCTGGGGGCGATCGGGCAGGCCGAGGCCGCCACCGTCGAGAAGGCCCCGGCCGACCAGGTCCGCGCCGACCGCTGGAGCGACCGGGCCCACGGCTTCGCCTCCCTCGCCGGCGGCACCACCGGAGGGGCCGGCGGCAAGGTCGTCACCGTCACCGACCAGGCCGCGCTGGCCGCCTACGCGGCGGCCGAGGAGCCGTACGTCATACGGGTCTCGGGCACGATAGCCGTCGAGCCCTTCGGCTCGGACATCGTCGTGACCTCGAACAAGACGATCATCGGCGTCGGCGACACCGGCGAGATCGTCCACGGCGAGCTGCACCTGAACCCCGGCACGCACAACGTGATCATCCGCAACCTGACCATCCGCGACTCCTACGTCGAGGGCGACTGGGACGGCAAGACGACCGACTTCGACGCGATCCAGATGGACACCGCCGACCACGTCTGGATCGACCACAACCGCTTCGAGCACATGGGCGACGGGCTGCTCGACATCCGCAAGGACAGCCAGTACGTCACCGTCTCCTACAACCAGTTCCGCAGCCACAACAAGGCGTTCGGGATCGGCTGGACGGCCAACGTGCTGACGCAGATCACCGTCGACCACAACTGGTTCACCGGGACCAAGCAGCGCAACCCGTCCGCGGACAACTGCGCCTACGCCCACCTCTACAACAACTACCTCTCGGCACAGGTGGCCGACGGGGACCCGGTGTGGACGTACGGGAACTGGTCGCGCGGCCGGACCAGGATGGTCATCGAGAACAGCTACTACGACGGGGTCCGGCATCCCTACCAGGCCGACGCCACGGCGGAGTTGGTGCAGCGCGGGTCGATCCTGAGGAACACGACCGGGCGGACGGACGCGTGGGGCACGGCCTTCGACCCGCGGTCCTTCTACGACTACCGGCCGGACCCGGCCGCCGCCGTGCCCGCGCTGGTGTCCCGCTTCTCCGGACCGCAGCAGCGGATCGGGGTGACCCTGCACGTCCCCGGCGACCACCCGACCGTGCAGGCCGCCGTGGACGCGGTGCCCGACGGGAACACCGTGCCGGTGACGATCGCCGTCGCGCCGGGCACCTACCGGGCCAAGGTGTACATCCCGGCGGCCAAGCCGCACCTCGTGCTCCAGGGCACCGGACAGGACCGGTCCGACACCGTCATCGTCCACGACACCCCCGCCGAGTACGGCGGTTCGACGGGCAGCGCGACGGTCCGGATCGCCGCGAACGACGTCACCGCCCGCCACCTCACCTTCAGCAACGACTTCGACGAGGCCGCGGTCGAGCTGAAGGGCGAGCAGGCCCTCGCCATGAAGACGACCGGTGACCGGATCGTCTTCGAGGACACCGCCTTCCTGGGCAACCAGGACACGCTGATGACCGACAGCCCCAAGCTGGACGCCATCAGCCGGGTCTACATCCGCGACTCGTACATCGAGGGCGATGTCGACTTCGTCTACGGCCGGGCGACGACGGTGATCGAACGGTCCGTGATCCGGGCCCTGAGCCGCGGCTCGGACTCCAACAACGGGTACATCACGGCCGCCTCGACCTGGACGGGCAATCCGTACGGGTTCCTGATCACCCGGTCGAAGGTCGTGAGCGACGCCCCGGACCGGACCTTCCACCTGGGGCGGCCGTGGCACCCCGGCGGTGAACCCGCCGCCGTGGCCCAGGTGTTGTTCCGCGACACCGACCTTCCGGCCGCCGTGAAGACCGCGCCCTGGACCGACATGAGCGGCTTCTCGTGGAAGGACGCGCGGTTCGCCGAGTACCGCAACACCGGACCGGGCGCGGCCCCGAGCGCCGACCGGCCGCAGCTCGACGCCGCCGACGCGAGGACGTACACCGTCGCGAACTACCTGAAGGGCAGCGACGGCTGGGCCCCCCACGCCCACCCCTGA
- a CDS encoding glycoside hydrolase 43 family protein: protein MTPTTANPPTTYTNPVLNADWSDPDVIRVGDDFYLTASSFGRVPGLPLLHSRDLVNWTLIGHALERLQPVAEFTRPRHDCGVWAPSLRYHDERFWIFWGDPDQGIFQVNAPGIRGPWTRPHLVKSGKGLIDPCPLWDEETGEAYLVHAWAKSRSGVKNRLTGHRMDLDGRELLDEGKVIVDGDRIPGWFTLEGPKLYRHDGWFWILAPAGGVETGWQGAFRSRGFFGPYEEKVVLEQKDTDVNGPHQGGWVRTPSGQDWFLHFQQKGAYGRVVHLQPMRWGADGWPVLGDEGAPVAVHPRPDLPPQPDAAPATDDDFPGGRFGRQWQWTANPQPGWATHHSGDGLRLTCVRSADAHDLRRLPNVLTQRLPGTPSAVEVELELHSAEPGARAGLAVLGDAFGWIGLQRGADGSVHLVHRFAEGVAEQERDADRPRPAPAAKARLRIEIGAGARCRFFHDLGEGLQPSGPVFAATPWRWVGALLGLFALAPVGGGHAGAATFSHFRIDHL, encoded by the coding sequence GTGACGCCCACGACGGCGAACCCGCCGACGACGTACACGAACCCGGTCCTGAACGCCGACTGGTCCGACCCCGACGTCATCCGCGTCGGCGACGACTTCTACCTCACCGCCTCCAGCTTCGGCCGCGTCCCCGGCCTGCCCCTGCTGCACTCCCGCGACCTCGTCAACTGGACCCTGATCGGCCACGCCCTCGAACGCCTGCAACCAGTCGCGGAGTTCACCAGGCCGCGGCACGACTGCGGAGTCTGGGCGCCTTCCCTCAGGTACCACGACGAACGGTTCTGGATCTTCTGGGGCGACCCCGACCAGGGCATCTTCCAGGTCAACGCCCCCGGGATCAGGGGTCCTTGGACCCGCCCGCACCTGGTCAAGTCCGGCAAGGGCCTGATCGACCCGTGCCCGCTGTGGGACGAGGAGACCGGCGAGGCCTATCTGGTGCACGCCTGGGCCAAGTCCCGCTCCGGCGTCAAGAACCGGCTCACCGGACACCGGATGGACCTCGACGGCCGCGAGCTCCTCGACGAGGGCAAGGTGATCGTCGACGGCGACCGGATCCCCGGCTGGTTCACCCTCGAAGGACCCAAGCTCTACCGGCACGACGGCTGGTTCTGGATCCTCGCGCCCGCCGGGGGAGTGGAGACGGGCTGGCAGGGCGCCTTCCGCTCGCGCGGGTTCTTCGGTCCCTACGAGGAGAAGGTCGTCCTGGAACAGAAGGACACCGACGTCAACGGCCCCCACCAGGGCGGCTGGGTGCGCACCCCGTCCGGCCAGGACTGGTTCCTGCACTTCCAGCAGAAGGGGGCCTACGGCCGGGTCGTCCACCTCCAGCCGATGCGCTGGGGCGCCGACGGCTGGCCGGTGCTCGGCGACGAGGGCGCCCCCGTCGCCGTACACCCGAGGCCCGATCTGCCGCCGCAGCCGGACGCGGCGCCCGCCACCGACGACGACTTCCCCGGTGGACGCTTCGGCCGTCAGTGGCAGTGGACCGCCAACCCGCAGCCCGGCTGGGCCACCCACCACTCCGGTGACGGACTACGGCTCACCTGCGTCCGCTCGGCCGACGCGCACGACCTGCGCAGACTGCCGAACGTCCTCACCCAGCGGCTGCCCGGCACACCCTCGGCCGTCGAGGTCGAGCTGGAGCTGCACAGTGCGGAGCCGGGGGCGCGCGCCGGACTCGCCGTCCTCGGGGACGCCTTCGGCTGGATCGGACTTCAGCGCGGGGCCGACGGGAGCGTCCACCTCGTGCACCGGTTCGCGGAGGGTGTCGCCGAGCAGGAGCGGGACGCCGACCGTCCGCGACCGGCTCCCGCCGCGAAGGCGCGGCTGCGGATCGAGATCGGTGCGGGGGCCCGCTGCCGGTTCTTCCACGACCTCGGCGAGGGACTCCAGCCCTCCGGACCCGTCTTCGCCGCCACCCCCTGGCGCTGGGTCGGAGCCCTGCTCGGGCTGTTCGCCCTGGCGCCCGTCGGAGGAGGGCACGCCGGGGCGGCAACCTTCTCGCACTTCAGGATCGACCACCTGTAA